In the genome of Pelobacter seleniigenes DSM 18267, one region contains:
- the ispF gene encoding 2-C-methyl-D-erythritol 2,4-cyclodiphosphate synthase, whose product MRIGHGYDVHRLVKDRPLIIGGVEIAFEFGLLGHSDADVLLHAICDAILGALGRGDLGRHFPDNDAAFAGIDSRKLLRNVVGQMAELGYVIGNLDATVICQRPKLAEYIPAMVATIAEDCRAATSRINVKATTTEKLGFCGRGEGIAAHCVVLLQHNNKGQVAKSAAIIA is encoded by the coding sequence ATGCGCATCGGCCATGGTTACGACGTTCATCGCCTGGTCAAGGATCGACCGCTGATTATCGGCGGGGTCGAGATCGCCTTTGAATTCGGCCTGCTCGGTCATTCAGATGCCGATGTCCTGCTGCACGCTATCTGCGATGCCATTCTCGGTGCCCTCGGCCGGGGCGATCTGGGGCGGCATTTCCCGGATAACGATGCCGCCTTTGCGGGCATCGACAGCCGCAAGCTGCTGCGCAATGTTGTTGGCCAGATGGCGGAGCTCGGTTACGTTATCGGCAACCTTGATGCCACGGTCATTTGCCAGCGGCCGAAACTGGCCGAGTACATCCCGGCGATGGTCGCCACCATAGCCGAAGATTGCCGGGCGGCAACAAGTCGCATCAATGTTAAAGCCACGACCACTGAAAAGCTCGGTTTTTGCGGCCGCGGCGAAGGGATCGCAGCACACTGCGTGGTATTGCTGCAGCACAACAACAAAGGTCAGGTCGCAAAGAGTGCGGCCATTATTGCATAG
- a CDS encoding CarD family transcriptional regulator yields MFKVGDMAVYPTQGVGVIEDIEIREYSGHSQKFYILRIVDTDMKIMVPVGNAGNVGLRRLIDQKLITGVFDALAEPGENGKIASWSRRQREYNDKLKTGDLLEVAEVLRDLYQISSEKELSYGEKKVLEQARKLLVTEVALAEGAKEDQVVQRLENIFH; encoded by the coding sequence TTGTTTAAAGTTGGTGATATGGCAGTTTATCCAACCCAGGGGGTTGGAGTGATCGAGGATATCGAGATCCGGGAGTATTCAGGACACAGTCAGAAATTCTATATCCTGAGGATTGTCGACACGGACATGAAAATCATGGTCCCGGTCGGCAATGCCGGTAACGTCGGTCTGCGGCGGTTGATCGACCAGAAATTGATCACCGGGGTATTCGATGCGCTAGCGGAGCCGGGTGAAAATGGCAAAATCGCTTCCTGGAGCCGGCGCCAGCGCGAGTATAACGACAAACTGAAAACCGGTGATCTGCTGGAAGTCGCCGAAGTGCTGCGCGATCTTTATCAGATCAGCTCGGAAAAGGAACTTTCCTATGGCGAAAAGAAAGTTCTTGAGCAGGCCCGCAAGCTGCTGGTGACTGAGGTCGCCTTGGCTGAGGGTGCCAAAGAGGATCAGGTCGTTCAGCGGTTGGAAAATATCTTTCACTGA
- a CDS encoding tripartite tricarboxylate transporter TctB family protein, producing the protein MLMTRMKNVATDTNFWTGIGTILLAVLLYTASFNIQEFIATRVGASFLPRVAAVLFAILGILLIVGSFRCAPTDPIVKEESQEPTETTFGGLPAVLLSAFLMCAYVGLMSRLGFIITSAVYIFFQILVLAKGAKRQYLLFVVISLITPILVYMLFVHVFKVMIPAGILS; encoded by the coding sequence ATGCTGATGACACGTATGAAAAATGTTGCGACTGATACCAATTTCTGGACGGGTATCGGCACGATTCTTTTAGCCGTTCTGCTCTATACAGCCAGCTTCAATATCCAGGAATTTATTGCAACGCGGGTCGGTGCTTCGTTTTTACCGCGCGTAGCCGCGGTTCTTTTTGCAATTCTTGGAATTCTTCTAATAGTTGGTAGTTTTCGCTGTGCTCCGACAGACCCTATTGTTAAAGAGGAAAGTCAGGAACCGACAGAAACAACCTTCGGCGGTTTGCCGGCGGTTCTTCTGTCCGCATTTCTTATGTGTGCTTATGTCGGTTTGATGAGCAGGCTCGGATTTATTATCACATCGGCTGTTTACATCTTTTTCCAGATATTGGTTCTGGCGAAAGGAGCAAAACGCCAGTACCTGCTGTTTGTAGTGATTTCACTCATTACTCCAATCTTGGTCTATATGCTGTTCGTCCATGTTTTTAAAGTAATGATTCCGGCTGGAATTTTGAGCTGA
- a CDS encoding DMT family transporter, whose product MLSRSSFQSSAAGIFAVALSAMLWGTVGVATQTIYRQSDLSAVSVGFYRLACGFPFVAALCWKIVGKDCRLPVRHYLQMGLVGILLALYQVFFFAAISQIGVAVATLITLCTAPVLVAVISVVVLRERLTGATLLSLSAAVVGIVLLVGRPGNVPIQGSLPLGVVLSLGSATGYAIVTISGRHIARSCHALLSTTVAFGSGALLLLPFAAANLAAVTYTTRIWEVICYIGLVPTAVAYLLFFTGMRSIRAASASILTLLEPLTATILSWFMFGERLAPTGILGGLFLLAAMVILYYGEKHLLQNG is encoded by the coding sequence ATGTTGTCTCGTTCTTCGTTTCAGAGTTCCGCCGCCGGTATCTTTGCCGTTGCCTTGTCCGCCATGCTCTGGGGAACAGTCGGGGTTGCCACCCAAACCATTTATCGGCAATCTGACCTGTCGGCGGTATCCGTCGGCTTTTACCGCTTGGCCTGCGGTTTTCCGTTTGTTGCGGCACTGTGCTGGAAAATTGTCGGCAAGGACTGCCGACTGCCCGTCCGACACTATCTACAGATGGGTCTGGTCGGCATCCTGCTGGCCCTTTATCAGGTGTTCTTTTTCGCCGCCATCAGCCAAATCGGTGTGGCGGTTGCGACGCTGATCACTCTCTGCACCGCGCCGGTCCTGGTGGCGGTTATTTCCGTTGTCGTTTTGCGGGAACGATTGACCGGTGCAACCCTGCTCTCCCTGAGTGCAGCAGTCGTCGGCATCGTCCTGCTGGTGGGCCGCCCCGGCAATGTCCCGATCCAGGGCAGTCTGCCACTCGGCGTGGTCCTGTCCCTGGGCTCAGCCACCGGCTATGCGATCGTCACCATCAGCGGCCGGCATATTGCCCGTTCCTGCCATGCGCTCCTGTCGACCACCGTCGCCTTCGGCAGCGGGGCCTTGTTGCTGCTCCCCTTTGCCGCGGCCAATCTGGCAGCGGTCACTTACACGACCAGGATCTGGGAAGTCATCTGCTACATCGGCCTGGTGCCGACCGCCGTGGCCTACCTGCTGTTTTTCACCGGCATGCGCAGCATCAGGGCGGCCAGTGCTTCGATCCTGACCCTGCTCGAACCATTGACGGCGACAATTTTGTCCTGGTTTATGTTTGGCGAACGGCTGGCTCCGACCGGAATACTCGGCGGGCTGTTCCTGCTCGCCGCCATGGTCATCCTGTATTATGGTGAAAAGCACCTGTTGCAGAACGGTTAA
- a CDS encoding tripartite tricarboxylate transporter substrate binding protein — protein MKQKRLNLLAIRCLILLMLLTLFAASAFAAGYPSKPIQVIVPVGAGGDTDLNARLFAKYLEKELGQSLVIVNVKGGGGTLGMKRVMESDPDGYTALFFHGEAMIPKLAGLTDWGIEAFEMVGIGVIDNTTVLATHPGLPYKTLNELIDYAKKNPYEVEFGIQTGGYPHLIGVAFEDTAGIEFNKVDVGGNAAKTVALKGHKIDVINTQYGLTYDYFKSGDFTCLGLLSEERNPLFPDVPTAKEQGLPLVFNKFFFYGMPKGTPADVVDTFSAAMKRVVENPKYQADAKKIFVTPTYMGPKEATDYAQKQFAYFSKFQDLFRAGSSKK, from the coding sequence ATGAAGCAAAAGAGATTAAATCTGTTGGCAATCCGGTGCTTGATCCTTTTGATGTTACTGACATTGTTTGCTGCTTCTGCGTTTGCAGCAGGTTATCCGAGTAAGCCAATTCAAGTTATTGTTCCGGTGGGTGCAGGTGGCGACACAGATCTCAATGCCAGGTTGTTTGCTAAGTATCTGGAGAAAGAGTTGGGGCAATCGCTGGTTATCGTCAATGTCAAAGGCGGCGGTGGAACCCTTGGCATGAAGAGGGTTATGGAATCCGATCCGGATGGCTATACGGCACTGTTTTTTCACGGTGAGGCGATGATTCCGAAGCTGGCCGGGTTGACGGACTGGGGTATCGAAGCTTTTGAAATGGTCGGTATCGGGGTCATTGATAATACCACGGTTCTGGCAACTCACCCTGGACTGCCCTATAAAACGCTGAACGAATTAATCGATTATGCCAAAAAGAATCCCTACGAAGTCGAATTTGGTATTCAAACAGGCGGTTATCCCCATTTGATCGGGGTCGCTTTTGAGGATACTGCTGGTATTGAGTTCAATAAAGTTGATGTCGGTGGTAACGCAGCGAAAACGGTTGCTCTCAAAGGTCATAAGATTGATGTCATTAACACTCAATACGGCCTGACCTACGATTACTTCAAGTCGGGCGATTTCACCTGCCTCGGCCTTCTCTCTGAAGAGCGTAATCCACTGTTCCCGGATGTCCCAACTGCAAAAGAGCAAGGACTGCCATTAGTTTTTAATAAGTTCTTCTTCTATGGTATGCCAAAGGGCACCCCTGCCGATGTAGTCGATACCTTTTCTGCAGCCATGAAGCGGGTGGTCGAAAATCCAAAGTATCAAGCTGATGCTAAGAAGATTTTTGTCACCCCGACATACATGGGACCGAAAGAAGCGACCGATTACGCTCAAAAACAGTTTGCTTACTTCTCGAAATTTCAGGATCTGTTCCGCGCCGGAAGTAGCAAAAAATAA
- a CDS encoding glutamine--tRNA ligase/YqeY domain fusion protein: MSTSELPVSSNFIRTIITEDLESGKRQQVVTRFPPEPNGYLHIGHAKSICINFGLAEEFKGRCHLRFDDTNPVKEDDEYVEAIKDDVRWLGFDWGEHLHFASDYFDQLYAWAVQLIKAGQAYVDSQSAEEMRANRGTLTEPGKDSPYRERSIEENLDLFEKMKNGEFPDGSHVLRAKIDMAAPNMNLRDPAMYRILHAHHHRTGDKWCIYPMYDFAHGQGDSIEGVTHSICTLEFEDHRPLYEWFIKTLDIFAPQQIEFARLNLSYTVMSKRKLLQLVRENYVSGWDDPRMPTLVGMRRRGYPAAAVRNFCERIGVGKGASWIDLSVLEDCVREQLNETAYRRMAVLDPLKVTITNYPADQVEDIQSPNHPQQPELGNRVVPFTNELYIERDDFMEDPPKKFFRLGPGREVRLRNAYIIRCDEVIKDEQGQVIELRCSADLDTLGEAPADGRKVKGIIHWVSARHAEEVEVRLYDRLFSQENPDKAENYLSALNPQSLQIIRAYAEPGLLAAAAGETFQFERVGYFCVDSRESQAGQPVFNRTVTLRDAWAKLK; this comes from the coding sequence ATGAGCACATCGGAGTTGCCTGTCAGCTCGAACTTTATCCGTACCATCATCACTGAAGACCTGGAGAGTGGCAAGCGGCAGCAGGTGGTGACGCGTTTTCCCCCGGAGCCGAACGGTTACCTGCACATCGGTCATGCCAAGAGTATCTGTATCAATTTCGGGCTGGCCGAGGAATTCAAGGGGCGCTGCCATTTGCGCTTCGATGACACCAATCCGGTCAAGGAAGACGACGAATATGTCGAGGCGATCAAGGACGATGTGCGCTGGCTCGGTTTCGATTGGGGTGAGCACCTGCATTTCGCATCGGATTATTTCGACCAGCTTTATGCCTGGGCGGTTCAGCTGATCAAGGCCGGCCAGGCCTATGTCGACAGCCAGAGCGCCGAAGAGATGCGCGCCAACCGTGGCACCTTGACCGAGCCCGGGAAAGACAGTCCGTACCGGGAGCGCAGTATCGAAGAGAACCTGGACCTGTTCGAAAAGATGAAGAACGGCGAGTTTCCGGACGGTAGCCATGTGCTGCGCGCCAAAATCGATATGGCTGCGCCCAACATGAACCTGCGCGATCCGGCCATGTACCGGATTCTGCACGCTCATCATCACCGCACCGGCGATAAGTGGTGCATCTATCCGATGTACGATTTCGCCCATGGTCAGGGGGATTCCATCGAAGGGGTGACCCATTCCATCTGTACCCTGGAGTTTGAAGATCACCGGCCCCTTTATGAGTGGTTCATCAAAACCCTGGACATTTTTGCTCCGCAACAGATCGAATTTGCCCGTCTCAACCTCAGCTACACGGTCATGAGCAAGCGCAAACTGCTGCAGCTGGTCAGGGAAAATTATGTCTCCGGCTGGGATGATCCGCGCATGCCGACCCTGGTGGGGATGCGTCGGCGCGGCTATCCGGCCGCCGCGGTGCGCAATTTTTGCGAGCGGATCGGGGTTGGCAAGGGAGCCAGCTGGATCGACCTGTCAGTGCTGGAAGACTGCGTCCGCGAACAGCTCAATGAGACCGCTTACCGGCGCATGGCGGTGCTCGACCCGCTGAAAGTCACCATTACCAATTACCCGGCTGATCAAGTGGAAGACATTCAGTCTCCCAACCATCCGCAACAACCGGAGCTGGGCAATCGAGTGGTGCCGTTTACCAACGAGCTGTATATCGAGCGGGATGATTTCATGGAAGATCCGCCGAAAAAGTTTTTCCGCCTCGGCCCCGGTCGTGAGGTGCGCTTGCGCAACGCTTATATCATCCGCTGTGACGAAGTCATCAAGGATGAGCAGGGCCAGGTCATTGAGTTGCGCTGCAGCGCCGATCTCGATACGCTGGGGGAAGCGCCGGCTGACGGGCGGAAAGTCAAAGGGATTATCCACTGGGTCTCGGCCCGGCATGCCGAGGAAGTCGAGGTTCGGCTCTATGACCGGCTGTTCAGTCAGGAGAACCCGGACAAGGCGGAAAATTACCTGAGCGCCCTCAATCCGCAGTCATTGCAGATCATCCGGGCCTATGCCGAGCCGGGCCTGCTAGCCGCTGCCGCAGGGGAAACCTTTCAGTTTGAACGGGTCGGTTATTTCTGTGTCGACAGTCGTGAGTCGCAGGCCGGGCAGCCGGTCTTCAACCGCACCGTGACCCTGCGGGATGCCTGGGCCAAGCTCAAGTAG
- the cysS gene encoding cysteine--tRNA ligase yields the protein MSLRVYNTMTAQKEEFRPLVPGKVGMYVCGVTVYDYCHIGHARANIVFDVIYRYLQFAGFETTYVRNYTDVDDKIINRANERHISSKDLAEEFITAFDQDMDALGLLRPTHEPRATEYIAEIIGICEKLIDKGLAYASGGDVYYSVDKFPSYLKLSKRNMEEMQAGARIAPGEQKRNPMDFALWKAAKPGEPSWESPWGPGRPGWHIECSAMSSSLLGDTFDIHGGGRDLIFPHHENEIAQSEGASGKPFAKYWIHNGFVNVNQEKMSKSLGNFFTIRDILQSYDPEVVRFFILTAHYRSPIDFSDQNLLEAQSGLSRFYEALELAETQLAAIPAGSEASAEGAQLEEKFRAAMDDDFNTALAIAHLFEGVRTMNRLIATKKFAKKADLVAQVRDLQATILRLGEVLGLFRSVPAVWLEKVRMAGLSRLEISQEEIEQLIQERLTARQEKNFARGDEIRDELDARGIILLDTREGTSWKLK from the coding sequence ATGAGTTTACGTGTTTACAACACCATGACCGCCCAAAAAGAAGAGTTTCGTCCGCTGGTTCCCGGCAAGGTCGGAATGTATGTCTGTGGTGTCACCGTATACGATTACTGCCATATCGGCCACGCCCGGGCCAATATTGTCTTTGATGTTATTTATCGATATCTGCAGTTCGCCGGTTTTGAGACCACCTATGTGCGTAACTATACCGATGTTGACGACAAGATCATCAATCGCGCCAACGAACGCCATATCTCCAGCAAGGATCTGGCGGAAGAGTTTATTACCGCTTTTGACCAGGACATGGACGCCCTGGGGTTGCTGCGCCCGACCCATGAGCCGCGGGCGACCGAATACATTGCGGAAATTATCGGGATCTGCGAGAAGCTGATCGACAAGGGGCTGGCCTACGCCTCCGGCGGGGACGTTTATTACAGCGTCGACAAATTCCCCAGCTACCTGAAGCTCTCCAAACGCAACATGGAAGAAATGCAGGCCGGCGCCCGCATTGCTCCGGGGGAGCAGAAGCGCAACCCCATGGACTTTGCTCTCTGGAAAGCTGCCAAGCCGGGCGAACCGAGTTGGGAGTCACCCTGGGGTCCGGGACGGCCGGGTTGGCACATCGAATGTTCGGCCATGAGTTCCTCCCTGCTTGGGGATACTTTCGATATTCACGGCGGTGGCCGCGACCTGATTTTTCCCCACCATGAAAACGAGATCGCCCAGAGTGAAGGAGCGAGCGGCAAGCCCTTTGCCAAATATTGGATTCATAACGGTTTTGTCAACGTCAACCAGGAGAAGATGAGCAAGTCGCTGGGGAACTTTTTTACCATCCGCGATATTCTTCAGAGCTATGATCCGGAAGTGGTGCGGTTCTTCATTTTGACGGCCCACTACCGTTCGCCCATCGATTTTTCCGACCAGAACCTGCTCGAAGCACAAAGCGGGCTGAGCCGTTTTTACGAAGCTCTGGAACTGGCTGAAACCCAGTTGGCCGCTATCCCCGCAGGGTCTGAAGCGAGCGCGGAAGGGGCGCAACTGGAAGAGAAATTCCGGGCCGCCATGGATGACGATTTCAATACCGCCCTGGCCATCGCCCACTTGTTTGAAGGGGTGCGGACCATGAACCGCCTGATTGCGACCAAGAAGTTTGCCAAGAAAGCCGATCTGGTCGCCCAGGTCCGCGACCTGCAGGCGACCATCCTGCGCCTGGGCGAGGTTCTGGGCCTGTTCCGTTCCGTTCCTGCCGTCTGGCTCGAAAAGGTCCGCATGGCCGGGTTGAGTCGTCTCGAGATCAGTCAGGAAGAAATCGAACAGCTCATTCAGGAACGGCTGACCGCGCGGCAGGAGAAAAATTTCGCCCGCGGCGATGAGATCCGCGATGAGCTCGATGCCAGGGGCATCATTCTTCTCGACACCCGGGAGGGGACGAGCTGGAAGTTGAAATGA
- a CDS encoding DUF302 domain-containing protein — protein sequence MQLYTNRTIKPLPQFVADLEQRAQQHDFIIHNKGAMDMARSFALHNVPVREDFDIHMLQFCKPAKAAQVMSANPERAALMPKFVIAFSQDNHTQVRFLHYDAQTVAQLLGDDRFSAIIAGASAEIIATIEESL from the coding sequence ATGCAACTTTACACCAATCGGACCATTAAACCGCTGCCCCAATTTGTTGCCGACCTTGAACAGCGGGCACAACAGCATGATTTCATCATCCATAACAAGGGGGCTATGGACATGGCCCGCTCATTTGCCCTGCACAATGTCCCGGTCAGGGAGGATTTCGACATCCACATGCTGCAGTTCTGCAAACCGGCTAAAGCAGCCCAGGTGATGAGCGCTAACCCGGAACGTGCCGCATTAATGCCCAAATTCGTGATCGCTTTCAGTCAGGATAACCATACCCAGGTGCGCTTTCTTCATTATGACGCACAGACCGTGGCTCAGCTGCTGGGGGATGACCGCTTCAGCGCCATCATTGCCGGAGCCTCTGCCGAGATCATCGCGACCATTGAAGAAAGTCTGTAA
- a CDS encoding GntR family transcriptional regulator → MEEKTKSFFSDQAEENGFKTAGQKAYDIISQKILNGEFEPGLKLSRRKMADVTGVSVIPVIEALNRLEEDGLVESKPQWGSFVTVPTRRKIEEMYMLREAIECQVARILSQTMTQEQEQALRLIAKQLDNVKFAKETHVDISKLHYQFHYRMTEFTGYTSLQNALRRTNLFYLLYKAVAHTRVNAMIGPRYWHELLIDEIKVGDQSHAEIAMRKHVDESLQAILRDI, encoded by the coding sequence ATGGAAGAGAAAACAAAATCCTTTTTTTCTGATCAGGCCGAAGAAAATGGATTTAAGACCGCAGGTCAAAAAGCCTACGATATCATTTCCCAAAAAATCCTGAATGGTGAATTTGAACCCGGTCTGAAGCTTTCTAGAAGGAAAATGGCTGACGTGACAGGGGTAAGTGTCATCCCCGTGATCGAGGCTCTTAACCGTCTTGAGGAAGACGGCTTGGTGGAATCCAAGCCTCAATGGGGATCGTTTGTCACCGTACCGACCAGAAGAAAAATCGAAGAGATGTATATGCTTCGAGAGGCCATCGAATGCCAGGTTGCAAGGATCCTTTCTCAAACTATGACTCAAGAGCAGGAACAGGCATTACGGCTTATCGCAAAACAATTGGACAATGTAAAATTTGCCAAAGAGACCCATGTGGATATCAGTAAGCTTCATTATCAGTTTCACTATAGGATGACAGAGTTTACCGGGTACACTTCTTTGCAGAACGCTCTTCGCCGGACCAACCTTTTTTACTTGTTGTATAAAGCTGTCGCTCACACGAGGGTCAATGCCATGATCGGGCCCAGGTATTGGCATGAACTACTGATTGATGAAATTAAAGTCGGGGACCAGAGTCATGCTGAAATTGCGATGCGTAAACATGTCGACGAATCTCTTCAAGCCATCCTCAGAGACATTTAA
- a CDS encoding putative 2-dehydropantoate 2-reductase, giving the protein MRIGVIGSGALGLYYGSMLQRNGGDIHFLLRRDYDAIRANGLQVYSPNGNFHLPQLNAYRQAADIGPVDLVIVGLKTGANDQLVELVTPLVGPRTAILTLQNGLGNEELLAAAFGAERILGGVAYLGTNRGEPGVLHHIDAGKIDLGEFDRDISARCRNLAAMFNAAGIPCRAVEDLRRIRWEKLGWNIPFNGLAALHRCNTAQLMAHSPSKELARQIMLEVAAGANAQPLKSRIDAQEFSQKLIAFTEKMNPYRPSMLVDREQGRPMELEAIFATPLRQAKAAGVEMPRIEMLYQLLDFCAKKAGPN; this is encoded by the coding sequence ATGCGTATCGGTGTTATCGGCTCAGGCGCCCTGGGCCTCTATTACGGTTCCATGCTGCAGCGTAACGGCGGAGATATTCACTTTCTGCTGCGCCGCGACTATGACGCCATCCGCGCCAATGGCCTGCAGGTTTATTCGCCCAACGGCAATTTTCACCTGCCACAGCTGAACGCCTATCGCCAGGCGGCCGATATCGGCCCGGTCGACCTGGTCATCGTCGGCCTCAAGACCGGCGCCAATGATCAGCTGGTGGAGCTGGTCACCCCCCTGGTCGGACCCCGGACCGCGATCCTCACCCTGCAGAACGGGCTCGGCAACGAAGAGCTGCTCGCCGCAGCGTTCGGAGCAGAACGCATTCTTGGTGGGGTAGCTTACCTGGGGACCAATCGTGGCGAACCGGGTGTGCTGCATCATATTGACGCAGGAAAAATCGACCTTGGTGAGTTTGATCGGGATATTTCCGCGCGCTGCCGCAACTTAGCCGCCATGTTCAATGCTGCCGGTATCCCCTGCCGGGCCGTTGAGGACCTGCGCCGCATCCGCTGGGAAAAACTGGGTTGGAACATCCCCTTTAACGGTCTTGCCGCGCTTCACCGTTGCAACACCGCCCAACTGATGGCCCACTCGCCAAGCAAAGAGCTAGCCCGACAAATCATGCTCGAAGTTGCCGCCGGAGCCAATGCCCAGCCGCTTAAAAGCCGGATCGATGCGCAGGAATTCAGTCAAAAGCTGATTGCCTTCACCGAAAAAATGAACCCTTACCGGCCCAGCATGCTGGTCGACCGGGAGCAGGGCCGACCCATGGAGCTGGAGGCGATCTTCGCCACTCCGCTACGCCAGGCGAAAGCCGCCGGAGTTGAAATGCCGCGCATTGAGATGCTCTACCAGCTGCTTGATTTTTGCGCAAAAAAAGCCGGGCCGAACTAA
- a CDS encoding arsenic resistance protein, with protein MLRSLMFLQRNLVYAIPLAMLLGLVGGGFVFDARPLKMLIIPITFVMIYPMMTTLNIRSVFSGRDSRLQLTTQLINFVLVPVLVFFLGKLFLNGPETKFGLWAVGLFLIGVLPASGMTISWTGFANGNKEAATKMLVFGLLIGAAAAPVYTKVFMGTTVDVDMLHMFQQICIFVFAPLLAGLATQTYLIKKHGRMAWLEVYKPKFPPFSALGVVLIAFVAMSLKAKNIIANPQDLLTIVIPLVIFYLLSYTLLSIIGKLFFSREDAIAMVFGVVMRDLSIALAIAMTAFGKEGSTIALLIALAYIFQIQSAAWYIKLVPWIFGPHQQPATTLEESQSA; from the coding sequence ATGCTGAGATCTTTAATGTTTTTACAGAGAAACCTGGTCTATGCGATTCCACTGGCGATGCTTCTCGGCCTGGTTGGCGGAGGCTTTGTCTTTGACGCCAGGCCGTTGAAGATGCTGATCATTCCCATTACCTTTGTGATGATCTATCCGATGATGACCACCCTCAATATCCGGTCGGTTTTTTCCGGCAGGGACTCGCGCCTGCAACTGACCACCCAACTGATCAATTTCGTCCTGGTGCCGGTGCTGGTCTTTTTCCTCGGAAAACTGTTCCTGAACGGACCCGAAACCAAATTCGGCCTCTGGGCGGTCGGGCTGTTCCTGATCGGCGTGCTGCCGGCTTCGGGGATGACGATTTCCTGGACCGGCTTTGCCAACGGCAATAAGGAGGCGGCCACCAAGATGCTGGTCTTCGGGCTATTGATCGGTGCGGCGGCCGCGCCGGTCTACACCAAGGTTTTCATGGGTACCACTGTGGATGTGGACATGCTGCACATGTTCCAGCAGATCTGCATCTTTGTCTTCGCTCCGCTGCTGGCCGGGCTGGCAACCCAGACCTACCTGATCAAGAAACATGGCAGAATGGCCTGGCTGGAGGTCTACAAGCCTAAATTTCCACCGTTCTCAGCACTTGGCGTCGTGCTGATCGCCTTTGTCGCCATGTCTCTCAAAGCCAAAAACATCATTGCCAACCCGCAGGATCTGCTCACTATCGTTATCCCGCTGGTGATTTTCTACCTGCTGTCCTATACCCTGCTGTCGATCATCGGCAAGCTGTTTTTCAGCCGCGAAGATGCCATCGCCATGGTCTTCGGGGTGGTCATGCGCGACCTGTCCATTGCTCTGGCCATTGCCATGACCGCCTTCGGCAAGGAAGGGTCAACCATCGCCCTGCTCATCGCGCTAGCCTATATTTTCCAGATCCAGTCCGCGGCCTGGTACATCAAACTGGTACCCTGGATTTTCGGCCCCCACCAGCAGCCGGCCACGACATTGGAAGAGTCGCAAAGCGCCTGA
- the ispD gene encoding 2-C-methyl-D-erythritol 4-phosphate cytidylyltransferase has product MKAAVLVPAAGLGRRMGASISKQYLELHGKPLLAHTLSLFDSHPLVESIYPIVPAEDFTFCQEQIIERFGLRKVRRLVQGGAERQDSVRNGLVALREDGYTEAQRPILIHDGARPLFNPAQLPALLEVIREVGACILAVPVKDTIKRVAEELIVASPERKFLWQAQTPQGFLYPLLEQAFAEADRAGFRATDDASLLERLGRPVRIVAGDYRNIKVTTPEDLVIATALLDSMEEKSA; this is encoded by the coding sequence ATGAAAGCAGCTGTCCTTGTTCCGGCGGCGGGGCTGGGTCGCCGAATGGGGGCCTCGATCAGCAAGCAGTATCTGGAGCTGCACGGTAAACCGCTGCTCGCCCACACCCTGTCCCTGTTTGACTCCCACCCGTTGGTCGAGTCGATCTATCCTATCGTTCCAGCAGAAGATTTTACTTTTTGTCAAGAGCAGATCATTGAACGGTTCGGTCTGCGAAAAGTCCGGCGCCTGGTGCAGGGCGGGGCAGAGCGGCAGGATTCTGTCCGCAACGGCCTGGTGGCTCTGCGCGAGGATGGTTATACTGAAGCTCAGCGGCCGATTCTGATCCATGACGGGGCGCGACCCTTGTTCAATCCTGCTCAGCTGCCCGCTTTGCTGGAGGTCATCCGGGAGGTAGGTGCCTGCATCCTGGCGGTGCCGGTCAAGGACACCATCAAGCGAGTGGCCGAGGAACTGATTGTCGCCTCGCCGGAGCGTAAATTCCTATGGCAGGCCCAAACCCCACAGGGATTTTTGTATCCGCTGCTGGAGCAGGCTTTTGCCGAGGCGGATCGGGCCGGTTTTCGCGCGACCGATGACGCTTCCCTGTTGGAGCGCCTGGGGCGGCCGGTGCGGATTGTGGCGGGGGATTACCGCAATATCAAGGTGACAACCCCGGAAGATCTTGTTATTGCAACAGCTTTGCTTGACAGTATGGAGGAGAAATCGGCATGA